The sequence AGAGATAATCAGGGAAGGCCAGGAACTGGGCACGATTAAAAAATATGACGCAAAGGAGATGGCTGTAATATTCTGGACAACTATCAAGGGGCTTGCCTTTCATAAGGCAGTTCTGGAGAACAGGTTTAAGGCCCCTTCCGCTGATATACTGATGGAAATGTTTATATGAAGAGGAGATAAAGATGCAGAGCCTGAGATCAAAAATATTACTTTCACTGGTGCTTAACAGGCACCTGTTCACCCTTAAATTAACCAAGCCACTATTTGACTCGTCACCAGAGGGGATAGCAAAACTCAGGGTGCAGGCAAACCGGGGAAGCGCCATGTTTGGCAAACCACCACAGGGAGTTGAGATTGTGCTCTCCCCTGTTAATGATATGTACGCCGAATATATCATTCCCGAAAACAGGTCAAATGAGAAGGTAATGCTCTATTTTCATGGGGGGATGTACATATGCGGTTCACCCCGGGGGCACAGGATACATGTTGCAAAATTTTCTACCGGAAGCAATGTTGCAGCATTTGTCTTTGATTACAGGTTAGCCCCTGAGCACCCATTTCCGGCAGCGGTTGATGATTCCATCATGGCATACAGTGAGTTACTTAATAAGGGATACAGGCCTGCGAATATCCGCTTTGCAGGGGACTCGGCAGGGGGCGGATTATGCCTTGCAACACTCCTTGCAATAAAGGAAAAAGGGTTGCCGCTCCCTTCAAAAGCAGCGGTGCTTTCGCCCTGGACAGACCTTTCGCTTACAGGGGGCTCCTATATTACAAATATTAAAACCTGTCTTTCACCACATGGCAGCGCCCAGAACTGCAGCAGGTTTTATGCAGGGGATAACGACCCGAAGAACCCCCTGATTTCTCCCCTTTATGGAGATTTAAGCGGTCTTCCGCCCATAAGCATATATGCAGGTGAAAAGGAGATACTGAGGGATGACTCCATAGCCTTTGCAGAGAGGGCAAGAGAGGCTGGAGTCAAGGTGTCTCTTACTGTTGAAAAGGGGATGTGCCACTGTTATCCGGCCTTTTCACCCCTGTTCCCTGAGGCAAAAAGGGCAATGCATGAAATCTGTGAATTCCTGAAATAACAAAACAGGAAGCACCTTTACAGGAAGCTTCTTGCCCCGATAAACCTTTTCTTGAAATAGCCCGCTGATATGGAGTCTATACGTATATTTTGTCCGCTCCTGGGGGCGTGTATAAACATTCCATCACCAATATAGACACCCACATGAGAGACCTGACCCTTTGACATGGTATCAAAGAATACCAGGTCTGCCTCTTTCAGGTCTCTCTCATTTACAGCCCTCCCGGCCTTATACTGCTCCCTGCTTGTTCTGGGGAGATTTATACCGTTGAGCCTGTACACTGCCATCGCAAGACCGCTACAGTCAAAACCCTGTTCCGGTGAAGCGCCTCCAAAGCGGTAGGGTATACCTATATAGCTTTTAGCAGATTGAATAATACCTCGTCTTGTAGAGCCGGGATCAACCCCTGCGGTATCCCTGCCCCAGGGGTAGTCCTCAGGTGTTACAATATAGAACTCTTCAATAAGCCCATTTGCCTTGAGCTCTTGAGCCTTAACGAGTGAAAGATCCCTTGAGGTATAATTCCCGAACCTTACCTTGTAGAGACCCGACTCATGCAAAAAATAATAGGCATCAAGCCCAAGCCCCTTAAGTGAATCTGTAAACCTTACTGCGTTTTCAAGCCTTGAAAATGCCCCTGCCTGAATGGCATACCCCATACGGGGTGCAGATGGAGCAGGCTCGCTGACCGGCGGGGCTATAATGGAAACCCTCTTTTTTGCCCCACCGCAGCCTGCAAAAAAAAGAGCGGCCAGACATAACGTAAATATTTTAAAAGGGAGCCGGTTCATTATCATCACCTCTCTCCCTTTAGATCCCCTGCGGCCTTATCTCTTTTTCGCCGGATCAGCCAGCAGTTATGTATCTTTGGGTTCCTCCCAAAATCAGGGGGGATGGTGGAGAGAGTAATATCCTCTATTGAAAGATTACTAAGAGAAATATGATCCATCCTGAACTTTCGAAAATTATTAGAAAATATTATGGCGCCGCTATCAGCAAGAAGGTTTACTGCTGCCCTGATCAGTTCCACATGATCTTTCTGTATATCAAGGTTTAAATCGTCCTTTTTTGTATTTGAAAAGGTGGGGGGATCAAGAAATATGAGGTCATATCTGTTTTTTTCATTCTGCATCCATGAAAGGCAATCCTCACTGTAAAAAAAGTGGTTCTTCTTATCAAACCCGTTCAGTGCCATGTTTTTCTTTGCCCATCTTGTGTATGTATTGGACTTATCCACAGAGGTTGTTGTAACAGCGCCGCCCCTTGCAGCATAAACCGTTGCTGTGGCCGTATATGAGAAGAGATTCAAAAATCGTTTCCCCCCTGACATACGCTCAATCATAGAGCGGGTCATCCGGTGATCAAGGAACAGGCCGGTATCCAGGTAGCTCTTAAGATCAATCTCAAACTTGAGGCCTGCCTCATTAATAATGGTTTTTTTCCCCTCTTCCGCATGTTTCTCATACTGGTTAAGCTGTTTCTGAATCTTTCGCTGTTTAAGAAAGACATTCTCGTCAGGCACATTAAATACCGATGGTATCACACATAAAATATCATTCAGCCGTTTCTGAGCAACCTCATATGGTATTGTCTCAGGCGACCTGTATTCCTGCACATGTATATAATTTTCATATACATCTATTGCCACCGCATATTCAGGTATATCCTTGTCATAGGCCCTGAAACAGGTTATCCCGTTTTGCTTTCGCCATGAAGAAAGCCTCTTCAGGTTTTTTTTGACACGGTTAACAAACATCCCTATCTCATCAGAGGGGGTATGCCCTGAACCGGGATAATTTACATCTGCCTGTATTTCATCTGTCTCGACCGCTTTTATATCAGTAATATCATATTGTATCAGTTCGCAGGGGATACTACCATTATAAAGGTGATCCGTATGAGCCGGGGTGATCTTTATTAACCCTGCAACCTTCGGGTTACCTGTAAACAGGGCAGCATGCCACCCCTGGAAATGCTTCCTGAGCCTTGTTCCAAGCAGGCCGTACAGGTCCTTTAACCTGTAGGCGTCCCCACCCATCCGCTCGCCATAGGGAGGGTTAACTACAACCAGACCAGGGTTATCAATAGTCTTTTTATGCGGTGTGAGATCAGAGAGTTCCCTTTTTTCAAAATGGATCAGGCCATGAAGCCCTGCCCTCTCCATGTTGGATATTGCAGCCTTTATTGCAGAAGGGTCCCTGTCATAGCCAATTATAGGGCCTATATCCTGCCTGTGTTCAATCTCTGTCTCCTCTGCCTCGCTAACAAGCCTCTCCCATATCTCAGGTTGATGCTGACGCCACCGCGTAAACCCGAACTGCGCCCTTAATAAACCCGGCGCCATATGGCCTGCGATCATGGCCGCCTCAATGGGGAGTGTGCCCGACCCGCACATGGGGTCTATTAATCCGCCACCCTTTTCTGCAATCTCATGCCAGCCTGCCTTTATCAGTATGGCCGCTGCAAGGTTTTCCTTCATGGGCGCTAACCCCTTTTCATCACGGTATCCCCGCCTGTGCAGGCTTTCACCTGAGAGATCAAGGCTTACTGTTACCGATTTGCGACTCATGTAGACGTTTATCCTGATATCCGGTGTGATGGTATCAATGGATGGACGTATGGAATATCTTTCACGAAACTGATCAACAATAGCATCCTTTACCTTGAGTGCCCCGAAATGGGTATGCCTTATGACAGCCAGGTCAGAATTGAAATCTATTGCAAGGGTATTCTCATAAGACATATGCGCTGACCAGTCAATATCCCTGATGCCGTTATACAGGTCATCAACACTCTCCGCCTCAAAAGAAGAAAGCTCAAGAAAGACCCTGCTTGCTGTCCTGAGCCACAGGCATGCCCTGTAGCCTGATTCAAGGGCGCCTTTAAATGACACCCCTGCCCAGGTCTTTTTTACCCGGTCAAGCCCAAGAGCCTTCAGCTCCCCGGCAAGCACAGGGATTACACCCTTAGGTGCAGAGGCAAAAAATGTGCAAGTTGATGGCATATTTATTATCTTTTATTCAGTGACCTATGAAATACATCTTTGTCTAACCACGGCCGCCTTCGCATAAAGCTACAGCGAGCCAGGGAGGACAAGGAGATTTTGTCTTTTAAGTTTTTCCTCCATGTTCTCCGTGCCCTCCGTGGTAAAAATAAATATTATTTTATTTCCACCGATGTAACACAGGATATTAATCTTCTATCGAGACTGTTTCCAGGTACCTGCTTATTGCGCCGTCATACTTATGTGTAAGATTAAACACCTTTTTCGCAAGATAGAACCTTGTCTTTAGCCTTGTGCTCCCCCCGTTTTCCTTCATCTCATTAAGCACCAGTTCATAATCAGAAGGGTCAATGATCACTGTCACATCATTGAAATTCTTTGCTGAAGACCTCAGCATTGCCGGCCCGCCTATATCTATATTCTCAATGGCGTCCTCTAAAGTAACCCCCTCTTTTGCAACGGTCTTTTCAAACTGGTAGAGGTTAACAATGATAAGGTCAATATTTGAGATGCCATGAGCCTTCATCATCTTCACATGCTCCGAATTGCTTCTTACGCCCAATAGGCCGCCATGCACCTTCGGATGCAGGGTCTTTACCCTGCCGTCAAGCATCTCAGGAAAGCCTGTATATTCTGAGATATCCTTTACCTTTACACCGCCCTCCCTGATTGCCTTTGCTGTCCCGCCTGTTGAGATGATCTCAACACCCATGCCTTCAAGCCTGCGTGCGAATTCAACAATACCTGTCTTGTCAGTGACACTGATAATTGCCCTCTCTATTTTTCCCATATCTTCTCCTTTACTTGTAATAAGATATTTTATACCCCGGAAAAAGCATCATGATCAAGAAAAGAATATATAGAATTATAAGGTTTGTTTGATGGCAAGAATTGCCTGGTTACAAAGTGTCTTCATGTAATTGATCAGGTTGCAGGAGAGGACCTCTCCGCTTTCCTCACGATCAGCATAAAAGAGGCCCATCACCTTTTTATTTAGCGTGAGCGGGTAGAGGACAAATGCAGGGGCGAAGATATTCTTTGAATACCACTCAGGGATCCTCTTTTTAAATCGTAAATCCCTTGAATCATTAACGCCAATATCCTTTGCCTGATTGACTGCAAAGTTGAAAAAATCCGGGTAAGCGGTGACCTTGAACCGAAAATCCGGGAGTATCCTTTTTATATCCTTTCCAAGCCCAAGCCGCGCCCTTATTTCAGTATCCCTTGCGATATATACACAAAAAAGCACCCTGTTGAATGAAAACCCCCTGTACATGGTCTCAAGGATCATGGTCAGCACATCATCAATCCTGAAATCCTCCAGAAGGGTATTTGTAATATCCTGAATGCCGTTTATCAGGATACTCTGAGGATCTCTTATTCCACGGGTATTATTTAATGATGAAGGCTGCATGGAAACATCTGAAAAATATCCCTGCAATATTTCATCAGATTTTGATTCCGGGGAAGCGCTTTCCACCGGGAGGGGATCCTCCATGTGCCCTGAATCGGTAAATTTATCCACCTGTCTGATAAAGTTGCTTTTCTTCAGGTTTATATTATAGATCCCTGCATACTCATCTACAGTCTTACGCGCGGACTCAAGCACCTTGCCAAGCCCTTTTTTTGTTACAGGCACACCATTTTCAAATCGTTTAAGCAACTCTGTCAGGTTATTTTTTGCCTGATCATCATCCGGGCTGTTTAAAATGGCGCATAATTCATTGGAAAAGCATGAGAGGGCATTGAGCCTCTCCTCTTCTGTTTTAGGCGGCTCCAGCCTGCCTTTTGGGATACCTCTCATGGAGTTGATTATCCTTACGGGAAACTGCCATATGGCAGCTATGCCTGTTCCGATATCATCATATGTCATACCGAGTACGCTCCTTGCAGCGCTTTCTTCACTGATGCCCTTGCTTTCCATGAGGTTTATTATCTGTGAATACTCCTCTTCAAAATAGAAAAGCACGAGGTGTTTTCCAAGATTATGGAACATTGAACATATAAAGGCCTCTTCGGTTTCATCCATCTTCATGTTTTCTGCGAGCTCTCTTGCAATCATGCCGCTCATAAAGGAGCTTACAACCGATTCCCTTAATATCTCCTTATGATTTTTGTTTTTAAGCTGATCAAAAAGCATGAGGCTTGAAGCGGCCATTCTCACCTGTTCAAATCCCAGGACAATAACTGCCCTTGATATGGTGGTTATTTTCCCGGCGAATTGGCCATAAAAGGCCGAATTAACAAGTTTCAGGAGCTTGTTGGCAAGTGAGTAATCCTTGAGGACAACATTTGCGAGCTCTGAAGCCGATGATTTGTTTATCCTGGAGACAGATGCCTTACGGTTAATCTCAACAATATTATTGGAAAAGGTTGGAAAATCGCTCTTGTATCGTATCTTTCGTAATAGGAAATCAAGTGTACTGTGGCCCGCACTTTTTGAGGCCCTGTCATCTTCGTCTCCCCTCTTTTCAAGATACTCGGTGAGCGCTTTTTTCATTTCCGGGGCGCTTATATACCTCATGTCAAGAGTGCGCTCAAGGGCCTTCATTACAATGGCGTCAAGCTCTTTATCAACAGCGCTGTTCCATTTGGAGGGGGGTTCTATCTTTTCATTGGCGATCTTAAACATGATTGTAAAATCATTATCCGCCTCAATGGCAGGTCTTGCGGTGAGTATCTCATAAAATATAAGGCCTAATGAAAAAAGATCTGACTGGGCACAAAGCCCCTCCTTTGCAGAAAAGTGTTCAGGGGACATATAGGATGGCGTGCCCGCGATCTCCTTCTCTTTTACAGCCCCTTTTCCAATGGCCACAGAAATGCCAAAATCCATAATCCTTGGAAGATCGTTTTTATCTATCATGATATTTGAGGGGGATAAATCCCTGTGGACTATTCCCTGACCGTGGGCGCATGATATGCCGTCCAGTATCTGTATCATTAATCTTATGGCCCTGTGTACGACATACTGGCCGGTTGACCTCATCTGCTCCTTAAGGGAGATGCCATCCACATATTCAAAAACCAGGTAAAAAAGCCCCTGATCCTGACCTGCCTCATAGAGCGGCACTATGTTTGGGTGCTGTAATTTACTGACTGTCTTTGCCTCGAAGAGCAGCCGCTCCTGCCTGCCCTGATTTACGATAGAACTCCTGTGAAGGGTCTTGATCGCCACATTCCGCTCCAGGCGCGGGTCTGATGCAAGGTAGACGATCCCCTGTGAACCTTTTCCAAGTTCATTTAACACCCTGAACCTGTCTATATATTCTGGCATGGTCATTAATATCTAAATCCAACTGTTATCTTTTATTTTATCTAAGTAAATTAATCATTCGCATCGTCTATATTTAATCGTCAAATCCGGGTAAATACTTGA is a genomic window of Desulfatiglans sp. containing:
- a CDS encoding alpha/beta hydrolase, translating into MQSLRSKILLSLVLNRHLFTLKLTKPLFDSSPEGIAKLRVQANRGSAMFGKPPQGVEIVLSPVNDMYAEYIIPENRSNEKVMLYFHGGMYICGSPRGHRIHVAKFSTGSNVAAFVFDYRLAPEHPFPAAVDDSIMAYSELLNKGYRPANIRFAGDSAGGGLCLATLLAIKEKGLPLPSKAAVLSPWTDLSLTGGSYITNIKTCLSPHGSAQNCSRFYAGDNDPKNPLISPLYGDLSGLPPISIYAGEKEILRDDSIAFAERAREAGVKVSLTVEKGMCHCYPAFSPLFPEAKRAMHEICEFLK
- a CDS encoding hydrolase codes for the protein MNRLPFKIFTLCLAALFFAGCGGAKKRVSIIAPPVSEPAPSAPRMGYAIQAGAFSRLENAVRFTDSLKGLGLDAYYFLHESGLYKVRFGNYTSRDLSLVKAQELKANGLIEEFYIVTPEDYPWGRDTAGVDPGSTRRGIIQSAKSYIGIPYRFGGASPEQGFDCSGLAMAVYRLNGINLPRTSREQYKAGRAVNERDLKEADLVFFDTMSKGQVSHVGVYIGDGMFIHAPRSGQNIRIDSISAGYFKKRFIGARSFL
- the rlmKL gene encoding bifunctional 23S rRNA (guanine(2069)-N(7))-methyltransferase RlmK/23S rRNA (guanine(2445)-N(2))-methyltransferase RlmL, producing the protein MPSTCTFFASAPKGVIPVLAGELKALGLDRVKKTWAGVSFKGALESGYRACLWLRTASRVFLELSSFEAESVDDLYNGIRDIDWSAHMSYENTLAIDFNSDLAVIRHTHFGALKVKDAIVDQFRERYSIRPSIDTITPDIRINVYMSRKSVTVSLDLSGESLHRRGYRDEKGLAPMKENLAAAILIKAGWHEIAEKGGGLIDPMCGSGTLPIEAAMIAGHMAPGLLRAQFGFTRWRQHQPEIWERLVSEAEETEIEHRQDIGPIIGYDRDPSAIKAAISNMERAGLHGLIHFEKRELSDLTPHKKTIDNPGLVVVNPPYGERMGGDAYRLKDLYGLLGTRLRKHFQGWHAALFTGNPKVAGLIKITPAHTDHLYNGSIPCELIQYDITDIKAVETDEIQADVNYPGSGHTPSDEIGMFVNRVKKNLKRLSSWRKQNGITCFRAYDKDIPEYAVAIDVYENYIHVQEYRSPETIPYEVAQKRLNDILCVIPSVFNVPDENVFLKQRKIQKQLNQYEKHAEEGKKTIINEAGLKFEIDLKSYLDTGLFLDHRMTRSMIERMSGGKRFLNLFSYTATATVYAARGGAVTTTSVDKSNTYTRWAKKNMALNGFDKKNHFFYSEDCLSWMQNEKNRYDLIFLDPPTFSNTKKDDLNLDIQKDHVELIRAAVNLLADSGAIIFSNNFRKFRMDHISLSNLSIEDITLSTIPPDFGRNPKIHNCWLIRRKRDKAAGDLKGER
- a CDS encoding IMP cyclohydrolase, with protein sequence MGKIERAIISVTDKTGIVEFARRLEGMGVEIISTGGTAKAIREGGVKVKDISEYTGFPEMLDGRVKTLHPKVHGGLLGVRSNSEHVKMMKAHGISNIDLIIVNLYQFEKTVAKEGVTLEDAIENIDIGGPAMLRSSAKNFNDVTVIIDPSDYELVLNEMKENGGSTRLKTRFYLAKKVFNLTHKYDGAISRYLETVSIED
- a CDS encoding TetR/AcrR family transcriptional regulator; this translates as EIIREGQELGTIKKYDAKEMAVIFWTTIKGLAFHKAVLENRFKAPSADILMEMFI
- a CDS encoding HDOD domain-containing protein translates to MTMPEYIDRFRVLNELGKGSQGIVYLASDPRLERNVAIKTLHRSSIVNQGRQERLLFEAKTVSKLQHPNIVPLYEAGQDQGLFYLVFEYVDGISLKEQMRSTGQYVVHRAIRLMIQILDGISCAHGQGIVHRDLSPSNIMIDKNDLPRIMDFGISVAIGKGAVKEKEIAGTPSYMSPEHFSAKEGLCAQSDLFSLGLIFYEILTARPAIEADNDFTIMFKIANEKIEPPSKWNSAVDKELDAIVMKALERTLDMRYISAPEMKKALTEYLEKRGDEDDRASKSAGHSTLDFLLRKIRYKSDFPTFSNNIVEINRKASVSRINKSSASELANVVLKDYSLANKLLKLVNSAFYGQFAGKITTISRAVIVLGFEQVRMAASSLMLFDQLKNKNHKEILRESVVSSFMSGMIARELAENMKMDETEEAFICSMFHNLGKHLVLFYFEEEYSQIINLMESKGISEESAARSVLGMTYDDIGTGIAAIWQFPVRIINSMRGIPKGRLEPPKTEEERLNALSCFSNELCAILNSPDDDQAKNNLTELLKRFENGVPVTKKGLGKVLESARKTVDEYAGIYNINLKKSNFIRQVDKFTDSGHMEDPLPVESASPESKSDEILQGYFSDVSMQPSSLNNTRGIRDPQSILINGIQDITNTLLEDFRIDDVLTMILETMYRGFSFNRVLFCVYIARDTEIRARLGLGKDIKRILPDFRFKVTAYPDFFNFAVNQAKDIGVNDSRDLRFKKRIPEWYSKNIFAPAFVLYPLTLNKKVMGLFYADREESGEVLSCNLINYMKTLCNQAILAIKQTL